The following proteins are co-located in the Flectobacillus major DSM 103 genome:
- a CDS encoding RHS repeat domain-containing protein, protein MTQANAYGVWGEDLPTLKYLNTPNLNNFTYQGKELISQTGQYDFGARMYDPIIGRWGIIDPKCELMRRWSPFCAFYNNPLRFIDPDGMQPGDLYDQKGNQVATDNVNDGKVYVVTDKQTLKDFNKTKGVDVVANAGAVNSAIELPSAFVRAEMGKAVDRAESPSGKDLKGGFHEEGGILEKEQMDKKR, encoded by the coding sequence ATTACACAAGCTAATGCCTACGGTGTTTGGGGGGAAGATTTACCAACTTTGAAATATCTTAATACACCTAACTTAAATAATTTCACCTATCAAGGAAAGGAATTGATTAGCCAGACAGGCCAATATGACTTCGGAGCAAGAATGTATGACCCCATTATTGGACGTTGGGGTATTATAGACCCTAAATGTGAGTTAATGAGACGTTGGTCGCCATTTTGTGCGTTTTACAATAATCCGCTCAGATTTATTGACCCCGATGGGATGCAACCTGGAGACTTGTATGACCAAAAAGGAAATCAAGTAGCTACTGACAATGTGAATGATGGAAAAGTATATGTCGTAACAGACAAGCAAACTCTAAAAGATTTTAACAAAACGAAAGGTGTTGATGTAGTCGCAAATGCAGGCGCGGTAAATTCAGCCATAGAATTGCCAAGTGCTTTTGTGAGGGCTGAAATGGGGAAAGCCGTTGATAGAGCGGAATCACCAAGCGGAAAAGATTTAAAAGGTGGGTTTCACGAAGAGGGAGGTATTTTGGAGAAGGAGCAGATGGACAAGAAACGGTAA
- a CDS encoding RHS repeat-associated core domain-containing protein has protein sequence MGIAKITQVNAYGVLGEDLPTLKYLNTPNLNNFTYQGKELISQTGQYDFGARMYDPIIGRWGVQDPLAEKMPSWSPYTFCFDNPVKFIDKDGRIPYPITIRAFAPFKEFGFGFHGDGRGYSTSSTATARMHQRINFDTDKSSISTKAWSSPTYMAGDPSGAKTATPSVEFTKGLSISEKGDSKTFGFATSAAAANPKTPAGTPDINVFSDFSVTENKKAGTLSISGKLTGDNFPSTEAFVTDPSGNNLFLGVGQIDAGVDKDWGVRHLVGEDKGNPITSFNITITTDKKGNFTGVQSGGTTYSISDWNKKYSNTQPQKQE, from the coding sequence TTGGGCATAGCCAAGATTACACAAGTTAATGCCTACGGTGTTTTGGGGGAAGATTTGCCGACTTTGAAATATCTTAATACACCTAACTTAAATAATTTCACCTATCAAGGAAAGGAATTGATTAGCCAGACAGGCCAATATGACTTCGGAGCAAGAATGTATGACCCCATTATTGGACGTTGGGGCGTCCAAGACCCATTGGCAGAGAAAATGCCGAGTTGGTCGCCATATACTTTTTGCTTTGACAACCCTGTAAAATTCATTGATAAAGACGGTAGAATACCTTACCCAATTACAATTCGGGCATTTGCACCATTTAAAGAATTTGGTTTTGGATTTCATGGTGATGGTCGTGGTTATTCAACAAGTTCAACTGCAACTGCAAGGATGCACCAAAGAATTAATTTTGATACTGATAAGTCAAGTATTTCTACAAAAGCGTGGAGTTCCCCCACCTACATGGCAGGAGACCCAAGTGGAGCAAAAACTGCTACACCATCAGTTGAATTTACCAAAGGGCTATCAATCAGCGAAAAAGGAGATTCTAAAACTTTTGGATTTGCAACAAGTGCAGCAGCAGCGAACCCCAAAACACCAGCAGGAACACCCGACATAAATGTATTTTCAGATTTTTCAGTTACAGAAAATAAGAAAGCGGGGACATTGTCTATTAGTGGAAAACTTACAGGCGACAATTTCCCAAGTACAGAAGCATTTGTAACAGACCCAAGCGGTAATAACTTATTTTTAGGAGTTGGGCAAATTGATGCAGGAGTAGATAAAGATTGGGGAGTACGACATTTAGTTGGAGAAGATAAAGGTAATCCAATTACGAGTTTTAACATAACAATTACAACCGATAAAAAAGGAAACTTTACAGGTGTTCAATCTGGCGGTACAACATATAGTATTTCAGATTGGAATAAAAAATATTCAAACACTCAACCTCAAAAACAAGAATAA
- a CDS encoding RHS repeat domain-containing protein, whose protein sequence is MSFLKSAWKADNFKFTGKEFESQTGFNDFGWRRQDPILGRMWSPDPMAEKYFDLSTYNFVANNPVKLIDPDGREIWINYGDGQKVRYENGKLYNEDGSKYNGKDVFVNAVIRNLNKINSTENGKSILNTNTMPQVEN, encoded by the coding sequence TTGTCATTCTTAAAATCTGCTTGGAAGGCTGATAACTTTAAGTTTACAGGTAAGGAATTTGAATCTCAAACAGGATTTAATGATTTCGGCTGGAGACGACAAGACCCAATCTTGGGAAGAATGTGGAGTCCCGACCCAATGGCGGAAAAATATTTTGATTTAAGTACATACAATTTTGTTGCGAATAACCCAGTAAAACTCATAGACCCTGATGGTAGAGAAATTTGGATTAATTACGGTGATGGGCAAAAAGTAAGATATGAAAATGGGAAACTATATAATGAAGATGGAAGTAAGTACAATGGAAAAGATGTTTTTGTAAATGCTGTAATAAGAAATTTAAATAAAATCAACTCAACAGAAAATGGTAAAAGTATACTGAATACCAATACGATGCCACAGGTAGAAAATTAA
- a CDS encoding DNA alkylation repair protein yields MLQELEMAIQQLRNPERAAFMAKYFKTGKGEYAEGDIFLGLSNPQVRVLVKRFSKKIAPQAITQLLTNPIHEYRFCGLMVWVEQFKKADIATQAQIIELYLAHIDYINNWDLVDCSAYYLVGVWLLDKDRSILYDLAQSKHLWAQRVAIISTLAFIRKGQFADTLQLAELFLPHTHDLIHKASGWMLREIGKRDILTLTEFLDEHSPKMPRTMLRYAIEKLPEKDRQYYLKRK; encoded by the coding sequence ATGCTACAAGAACTCGAAATGGCTATACAACAGCTTCGTAACCCCGAACGAGCGGCTTTTATGGCTAAGTATTTCAAAACGGGTAAAGGTGAATATGCCGAAGGAGATATTTTCTTAGGGCTGTCTAATCCACAAGTAAGAGTTTTGGTAAAACGGTTTTCTAAAAAAATCGCACCCCAAGCCATTACACAGCTACTTACTAATCCTATTCATGAATACCGCTTTTGTGGCTTGATGGTTTGGGTAGAGCAATTCAAAAAAGCTGATATTGCCACACAAGCCCAAATAATAGAACTTTATTTGGCCCACATCGACTATATCAATAATTGGGATTTGGTAGATTGTTCGGCCTATTATTTGGTTGGTGTCTGGCTTTTAGACAAAGACCGAAGTATTTTGTATGACCTTGCTCAAAGCAAACATCTTTGGGCTCAGCGTGTGGCTATTATTAGTACATTGGCTTTTATCAGAAAAGGGCAATTTGCCGACACACTACAACTTGCCGAGCTATTTTTGCCCCATACACACGACCTTATCCATAAGGCAAGCGGCTGGATGCTCCGAGAAATTGGGAAAAGAGATATTTTGACATTAACCGAGTTTTTGGATGAACACTCGCCCAAAATGCCTCGTACTATGTTAAGATATGCGATTGAGAAACTTCCCGAAAAAGACCGACAGTATTACTTAAAAAGAAAATAA
- a CDS encoding response regulator transcription factor yields the protein MNPIKVLLADDHDVVRKGMKMLLEDEEGVLVIGEAADGAEAIEKVRMLLPDVVILDLTMPKMTGIEAAAIISQEYPSVKILIFSMHNNREYIINSVESGASGYLLKDTGKDELLRALVVVSEGRKYFPPEISEVIIDELLSKNLVGTTPSENKPIFQKITPKERQILDLIVQGYNSREIADKLFLSIRTVDNHRANMMKKTKAKNTADLVKMAIQ from the coding sequence ATGAATCCTATAAAAGTATTGTTGGCCGACGACCACGATGTGGTTAGAAAAGGAATGAAGATGCTTCTTGAAGATGAAGAAGGAGTACTGGTAATTGGCGAAGCTGCCGACGGCGCTGAAGCCATAGAAAAAGTACGAATGTTGCTTCCAGATGTCGTTATTTTGGACTTGACTATGCCCAAAATGACAGGTATTGAAGCGGCTGCCATTATTTCGCAGGAATACCCTAGTGTAAAAATTCTCATCTTTTCGATGCACAACAACCGTGAATATATTATCAATTCGGTAGAAAGTGGTGCTAGTGGCTATTTGTTGAAAGATACAGGAAAAGATGAATTATTGCGTGCCTTGGTTGTGGTATCGGAAGGAAGAAAGTACTTCCCTCCTGAAATATCGGAAGTAATTATCGACGAACTGCTGTCCAAAAATTTGGTAGGTACAACACCTTCCGAAAATAAGCCTATCTTCCAAAAAATCACGCCTAAAGAGCGTCAGATTTTGGACTTGATTGTACAGGGGTATAATAGTCGTGAAATTGCAGATAAACTCTTTTTGAGTATCCGTACGGTCGATAACCACCGTGCCAATATGATGAAAAAAACAAAGGCTAAAAATACCGCCGATCTAGTGAAAATGGCTATCCAGTAG
- a CDS encoding ATP-binding protein, translating into MRPLDTQVFQRLTRLYVIALTTVAVLSMSGQLVIQLFLHQLLDDSHVINIAGRQRMLSQRLSKTAVLLCRPEIFQADAEHYSQDIKEIISLWQKSHNGLKNGELETPAKTYTVRNSETIDSLFNQLDPVFRVMLLNANRISRGIEQPQANQSEALQYSLNQILTHERAFLKMMDKIVFQYDKEASHRVDTIKRIELILFVLLFIVLILEGLLIFRPIANYIRVVIRKLTDSEKELREANEMLLQTQQALVQATEEKYKLQLTEEKVRSASLMEGQEVERKRLACELHDGIGQMLTGLRLLGEKVRSTPFANSKQEKSFDELQKLIQETIEATRTVSFNLAPSVLSDYGVGPAIRILSEQTAKASGIAIEFNEPKIARLPENIETTLYRITQEALHNAVKYSEATEISIHLTEHPNEVRLDIIDNGKGFEMTTVKKGLGGSGLKNMQTRSSLLNGQFKIQTKLGKGTAIVVKIPILNNRTSTISKKKQLTQQTL; encoded by the coding sequence ATGAGACCTTTAGATACCCAAGTTTTTCAGCGTCTGACCCGCTTGTACGTAATAGCCCTTACAACAGTGGCCGTGCTGTCTATGTCTGGTCAGTTGGTTATCCAATTGTTTTTACATCAACTCCTCGACGATTCGCATGTAATCAACATTGCTGGTCGTCAGCGAATGCTAAGTCAGAGGCTCTCAAAAACAGCCGTATTGCTGTGTCGTCCCGAAATCTTTCAGGCCGATGCCGAACACTATAGCCAAGATATTAAAGAGATAATATCCCTTTGGCAAAAAAGCCATAATGGGCTTAAAAATGGTGAGTTAGAAACCCCTGCCAAAACCTACACCGTAAGAAATAGCGAAACTATCGACAGTTTATTTAACCAGCTTGACCCTGTATTTAGGGTTATGCTGCTCAATGCCAATCGTATCAGTAGAGGTATCGAGCAGCCGCAGGCAAATCAGTCGGAAGCCTTACAATATTCATTAAATCAGATACTGACTCACGAAAGAGCATTTCTGAAAATGATGGATAAAATTGTCTTTCAATACGACAAAGAGGCTAGCCATAGGGTAGATACCATTAAACGAATCGAGCTTATTTTGTTTGTTTTGCTATTTATTGTGTTGATTTTGGAAGGGCTATTAATATTTAGGCCAATTGCTAATTATATTAGAGTGGTAATTAGAAAATTGACCGATTCAGAGAAAGAATTGCGAGAAGCCAACGAAATGCTTTTACAAACCCAACAGGCTTTGGTTCAGGCTACCGAAGAAAAGTATAAGTTACAACTTACCGAAGAAAAGGTACGCTCTGCGTCGTTGATGGAAGGGCAAGAAGTAGAACGCAAAAGATTGGCTTGCGAGCTACACGATGGTATAGGGCAAATGTTGACAGGATTAAGGTTATTGGGCGAAAAAGTGCGAAGCACGCCTTTTGCCAATAGTAAGCAAGAAAAATCGTTTGATGAGCTACAAAAATTGATTCAAGAAACAATAGAGGCAACCCGAACGGTGTCGTTTAATTTAGCTCCTTCGGTACTTAGTGATTACGGTGTGGGGCCAGCCATTAGAATTTTATCAGAACAAACGGCCAAGGCTTCGGGTATTGCCATCGAGTTTAACGAACCCAAAATAGCAAGACTACCCGAAAATATCGAAACTACTTTGTATAGAATCACGCAGGAAGCTTTACATAATGCCGTGAAGTATTCGGAAGCGACCGAGATTAGCATTCATTTAACAGAACATCCCAACGAAGTTCGTTTGGATATTATAGATAATGGAAAAGGATTTGAAATGACCACCGTAAAAAAAGGCTTGGGAGGAAGTGGCTTGAAAAACATGCAAACACGCTCTAGCCTATTGAATGGTCAGTTTAAAATACAGACTAAATTAGGAAAAGGTACTGCTATAGTGGTGAAAATTCCTATTTTGAATAATCGAACGTCCACTATTTCAAAGAAAAAACAATTAACTCAACAAACGTTATGA
- the nirD gene encoding nitrite reductase small subunit NirD: MSNITTEQPIIWHEACAISDIPADGGACALIEGEQIAIYNFARRGEWYATQNLCPHRQQMALSRGMIGSTGPEQEPKVACPFHKKTFSLTTGACLSGDDYQIKTYPVKIENEKVYVGL, encoded by the coding sequence ATGAGTAATATAACAACCGAACAACCGATTATCTGGCACGAAGCATGTGCTATCAGCGATATTCCTGCCGACGGAGGTGCATGTGCCCTTATTGAAGGCGAACAAATAGCAATTTATAATTTTGCCCGACGAGGCGAGTGGTATGCCACACAAAACCTTTGTCCACATCGCCAACAAATGGCTTTGTCGCGGGGTATGATAGGCTCTACAGGGCCAGAACAAGAACCAAAGGTAGCTTGTCCTTTTCATAAAAAAACATTTTCACTAACAACAGGAGCTTGCTTGTCGGGCGATGATTACCAAATCAAAACCTATCCTGTCAAAATTGAAAATGAAAAGGTATATGTAGGCTTATAG
- the nirB gene encoding nitrite reductase large subunit NirB → MKKKIVVVGNGMVGYKFCEKLITKDTAQEFDLVVFGEEVRPAYDRVHLSSYFAGKTADDLTMAPASWYTENGITLHLSDPVVDIDRDAKTVRSHHGLVQNYDYLVLATGSSAFVPPIPGVEKDGVFVYRTIEDLDLMQSHAKTAKKGAVIGGGLLGLEAAKALLDLGLTETHVIEFAPRLMPRQIDEAGSKMLQNKLEELGLKIHLNKNTQEIKGNGVISSMLFADGVELDVDMLVISAGIKPRDEIAKVAGLEVGTRGGIVVNDYLQTSDPYIFAIGECALAHQMVYGLVAPGYEMADVVVSFLLNGEKSFKPYDMSTKLKLIGVDVASFGDAFVQEPHCQTIVYENSAKGVYKRINVSADGKYLLGGILIGDAEQYNMLLQNVKNRTILPPDPEDLMLGARGGKEDTAAGVMALPNEALICSCEAITKGHICEQVLAGNNTLDAIKKCTKAGTGCGGCVPMVKDLISETMKSQGVYVRNTICEHFDYTRQELFDIIKIKEYKSYNEVLDGLGKGDGCEVCKPAVASILASLWNELILTRGNDTVQDSNDRFLANIQKNGTYSVVPRIPGGEITPEKLIVIGQVALKYGLYTKITGGQRIDLFGAHVSDLPNIWEELVNAGFESGHAYGKSLRTVKSCVGSTWCRFGLHDSVSFAIEIEERYRGLRSPHKLKSAVSGCTRECAEAQSKDFGIIATEKGWNLYVCGNGGVKPQHALLLASDIDSATCIRYIDRFLMFYIKTAEPLARTATWLNKLEGGINYLKAVVIDDVLGLNEQFDKEMDLLVEAYKCEWKEVVSNPDLRKRFTHFVNAPQLKDPYAKFEPMRDQIKAAEWVK, encoded by the coding sequence ATGAAAAAGAAAATTGTCGTAGTGGGGAACGGCATGGTGGGGTATAAGTTTTGTGAAAAACTTATTACCAAAGACACTGCTCAGGAGTTTGATTTGGTTGTATTTGGCGAAGAGGTTCGTCCTGCTTATGACCGAGTGCATTTGTCATCATATTTTGCTGGTAAAACAGCCGATGACCTAACAATGGCTCCTGCCAGTTGGTATACCGAAAACGGTATTACTCTTCACCTTTCTGACCCTGTAGTGGACATCGATAGAGATGCCAAAACAGTTCGTTCACATCATGGTTTAGTTCAAAACTATGATTATCTGGTATTAGCCACTGGCTCGTCGGCTTTTGTTCCGCCGATTCCTGGGGTTGAGAAAGACGGTGTGTTTGTTTATAGAACCATCGAAGATTTGGATTTGATGCAAAGCCACGCCAAAACAGCCAAAAAAGGTGCTGTAATAGGAGGGGGGCTGTTGGGGCTTGAAGCCGCTAAAGCTTTATTAGACTTAGGGCTTACCGAAACTCACGTTATTGAATTTGCACCAAGGCTAATGCCTCGACAAATTGATGAGGCGGGCTCAAAAATGTTGCAGAACAAGTTGGAAGAGTTAGGCCTGAAAATTCATTTGAATAAAAACACGCAGGAAATAAAAGGCAACGGGGTTATTTCGTCGATGCTTTTTGCCGATGGTGTCGAGCTAGATGTTGATATGTTGGTGATTTCGGCGGGTATCAAACCCCGTGACGAAATTGCTAAAGTGGCTGGCTTAGAGGTAGGTACACGAGGAGGTATTGTGGTAAATGACTACTTACAAACTTCTGACCCATATATTTTTGCTATTGGCGAATGTGCCTTGGCTCATCAGATGGTTTATGGCTTGGTGGCTCCAGGCTATGAAATGGCCGATGTTGTGGTGAGTTTTCTTTTAAATGGAGAAAAGTCATTTAAGCCCTATGATATGTCTACCAAACTGAAACTTATAGGGGTAGATGTAGCCAGTTTTGGCGATGCCTTTGTACAAGAGCCTCATTGCCAAACAATTGTATATGAAAATTCGGCAAAAGGAGTTTATAAAAGAATTAACGTTTCGGCCGATGGTAAATATTTGTTAGGAGGAATTCTGATTGGTGATGCCGAGCAATACAATATGTTGCTCCAAAATGTGAAAAATCGCACAATTTTACCTCCCGACCCCGAAGACCTAATGTTGGGAGCTCGTGGTGGCAAAGAAGATACAGCTGCAGGTGTAATGGCCTTGCCCAACGAAGCTTTGATATGCTCGTGCGAGGCTATTACAAAAGGACATATCTGCGAGCAGGTACTGGCTGGCAACAATACCCTCGATGCTATTAAGAAATGTACAAAAGCTGGAACGGGCTGTGGTGGATGCGTACCAATGGTGAAAGATTTGATCAGCGAAACCATGAAGTCGCAAGGGGTATATGTACGCAATACAATCTGTGAGCATTTTGACTATACTCGCCAAGAGCTTTTCGATATTATCAAAATCAAAGAATATAAGTCGTACAACGAGGTTTTGGATGGTTTAGGAAAAGGCGATGGTTGTGAAGTTTGTAAACCTGCTGTAGCCTCTATTTTGGCCAGTTTGTGGAACGAGTTGATTCTGACACGTGGCAACGATACCGTACAGGATTCAAACGACCGCTTTTTGGCAAATATCCAAAAAAATGGTACGTACTCGGTAGTGCCTCGTATTCCTGGTGGCGAAATCACCCCAGAAAAACTGATTGTAATTGGACAAGTTGCTTTGAAATATGGTTTGTATACCAAAATTACAGGCGGACAGCGTATCGACCTTTTCGGGGCTCATGTATCTGACTTGCCTAATATTTGGGAAGAATTGGTCAATGCGGGCTTCGAGTCGGGGCATGCCTATGGCAAGTCGTTGCGTACCGTAAAGTCGTGTGTAGGCTCTACGTGGTGTCGTTTTGGCTTGCACGATTCTGTTTCGTTTGCTATCGAAATAGAAGAACGTTACCGAGGCTTACGATCGCCCCACAAATTAAAATCGGCAGTTTCGGGCTGTACTCGTGAATGTGCCGAAGCTCAGTCAAAAGACTTTGGCATTATTGCTACCGAAAAAGGCTGGAACTTATATGTATGTGGCAATGGAGGCGTAAAACCTCAACATGCTTTGTTGTTGGCAAGCGACATTGATTCGGCTACTTGTATTAGATATATCGACCGCTTTTTGATGTTTTATATCAAAACAGCCGAGCCTCTGGCTCGTACTGCCACATGGCTCAACAAACTGGAAGGAGGTATCAATTATCTAAAAGCCGTGGTTATTGATGATGTATTGGGATTGAACGAGCAGTTCGACAAAGAAATGGATTTGTTGGTAGAAGCCTACAAATGTGAATGGAAAGAGGTGGTATCTAACCCTGATTTACGCAAAAGGTTCACCCATTTTGTCAATGCTCCACAATTAAAAGACCCTTATGCCAAATTTGAGCCAATGCGCGACCAAATCAAAGCGGCCGAATGGGTAAAATAA
- the cobA gene encoding uroporphyrinogen-III C-methyltransferase, producing the protein MNIPRLTLIGAGPGDIELITLKGIRAIESADVILYDALANEELLAYSRPNTVMVYVGKRLGKYVYTQEEINYKIVELALQYGHVVRLKGGDPFVFGRGFEEIEYARAFNIECEVVSGVTSAIAAPASVGIPVTTRGFSESFWVITGTTKTGDLSNDIALAAQSTATVVILMGMSKLDKICQIFHQHGKAQMPVAIVQNGTRKNVNYVIGTIQDITQKASLQQLSNPAVIVIGEVVSLHPEYIEAYLKEAISIKQV; encoded by the coding sequence ATGAATATTCCAAGATTAACTTTGATTGGTGCAGGGCCTGGCGACATAGAGTTAATTACTCTAAAAGGGATAAGAGCTATCGAGTCGGCCGATGTAATTCTGTACGATGCCCTTGCCAATGAGGAATTATTGGCTTATTCTCGCCCCAATACCGTAATGGTATATGTAGGAAAACGCTTAGGTAAATATGTTTATACGCAGGAAGAAATCAATTACAAAATTGTAGAACTGGCATTACAGTATGGGCATGTAGTGAGGTTAAAAGGTGGCGACCCATTTGTATTTGGCAGAGGATTTGAGGAAATAGAATATGCCCGAGCCTTTAATATAGAATGCGAGGTTGTATCGGGAGTAACCTCGGCCATTGCGGCTCCTGCTTCGGTAGGAATCCCTGTTACAACAAGGGGTTTTTCAGAGAGCTTTTGGGTAATTACTGGCACAACCAAAACAGGCGATTTGTCGAACGACATTGCTTTGGCGGCACAGTCAACAGCTACGGTGGTTATTTTGATGGGTATGAGCAAGCTTGATAAAATTTGTCAGATATTTCACCAACACGGAAAAGCCCAAATGCCTGTTGCGATTGTTCAGAATGGGACACGCAAAAATGTCAATTATGTGATTGGAACTATTCAGGATATTACTCAGAAAGCAAGCCTCCAGCAGCTCAGCAATCCAGCTGTAATTGTGATTGGTGAAGTAGTAAGCCTTCATCCTGAATATATTGAAGCATACCTCAAAGAAGCAATCAGTATTAAACAAGTATAA
- a CDS encoding NarK family nitrate/nitrite MFS transporter — protein sequence MLSQNSVSNQKPLEVLNVFSLKGIQMQTFHITWVTFFFCFFGWFGIAPLMKIVKDDLGLTKSQIGNIIIASVSATIFARLLIGRLCDTLGPRITYTGLLLLGSIPVMTIGLANSYESFLLFRLAIGVIGASFVITQYHTSVMFAPKIKGTANAVAGGWGNLGGGITNMFMPVIFAAFVGAGYANHDAWRLAMIVPGVILLCMAWVYFRYTKDTPQGNYTDITRTNSNQPKGSFWDAATDYRTWILFLAYGACFGIEITFDNVAALYFSENFKCDLGTAGLLAGIFGFMNLFARAIGGIVADKVGHTMGLKGKGWLLAALLSLEGIGIVLFAQTGSLAMAVVAMLGFAFFLKMANGATYSIVPFIDTKNIGSVAGIVGAGGNLGGVLAGFLFKSENITYNQAFFYIGLIVTSIGLLTALIKFDKQSVAINSNITEPELA from the coding sequence ATGTTATCGCAAAACTCTGTTTCAAATCAAAAACCGTTAGAGGTTTTAAACGTCTTTTCATTGAAGGGTATCCAGATGCAAACCTTTCATATCACTTGGGTTACTTTCTTCTTTTGCTTCTTTGGTTGGTTTGGTATTGCTCCACTGATGAAAATTGTAAAAGATGATTTGGGGCTTACCAAATCTCAAATCGGCAATATCATTATTGCGTCGGTATCAGCTACCATATTTGCCCGATTACTTATCGGACGTTTATGTGATACGTTAGGGCCAAGAATCACCTATACGGGCTTATTGTTACTGGGGTCTATTCCTGTTATGACTATCGGGCTAGCCAATAGTTATGAAAGTTTTTTGCTTTTCCGTTTGGCAATTGGCGTTATCGGGGCATCGTTTGTAATTACGCAATACCATACTTCTGTGATGTTTGCACCCAAAATCAAAGGAACGGCCAATGCTGTAGCTGGTGGCTGGGGCAATTTGGGCGGTGGTATTACCAATATGTTTATGCCTGTGATTTTTGCGGCTTTTGTAGGAGCTGGCTATGCCAATCATGATGCGTGGCGACTGGCAATGATTGTACCAGGGGTTATTTTGCTCTGTATGGCATGGGTGTATTTCCGTTATACCAAAGACACCCCTCAGGGTAACTATACCGATATTACTCGTACCAACAGCAACCAACCTAAAGGTTCATTTTGGGATGCCGCCACCGACTACCGCACATGGATTTTGTTTTTGGCTTATGGTGCTTGCTTTGGTATCGAAATAACATTCGATAATGTAGCAGCGTTGTATTTCTCCGAAAACTTTAAGTGTGATTTAGGTACAGCAGGCTTGCTAGCAGGTATTTTTGGCTTCATGAACTTGTTTGCTCGGGCAATTGGAGGTATCGTTGCCGACAAAGTTGGGCATACTATGGGGCTAAAAGGTAAAGGCTGGTTATTGGCGGCCTTACTGTCGCTCGAAGGCATTGGTATTGTTTTATTTGCACAAACGGGTTCATTGGCCATGGCTGTTGTAGCTATGCTAGGGTTTGCGTTCTTCCTAAAAATGGCCAACGGGGCTACCTATTCAATTGTTCCGTTTATCGACACTAAAAACATCGGTTCTGTGGCTGGTATTGTTGGGGCTGGTGGCAATTTGGGAGGTGTACTAGCTGGCTTCCTTTTCAAATCAGAAAATATAACCTACAATCAAGCTTTTTTTTATATTGGGCTTATCGTTACCAGTATAGGTTTGCTTACCGCTCTTATCAAATTTGACAAACAAAGTGTGGCTATCAATAGCAACATTACCGAACCCGAATTAGCATAA